A window from Enterocloster bolteae encodes these proteins:
- a CDS encoding phosphotransferase: protein MNDIFFDKNFNRKILKKWVSSQTSMLTENNGVTYIEKIENQVNDSGQSSIVPYGSDELEIYENILTPLKVEHVHVVASKRKQGESKFVLEYIDGLTCSDAPQAIHLYKAALKIGDLYRTSRNNISCVNETTFQKYYLSKEKTLNHLYEISKAFDISGLVSFTSDSYEKYSKYPIFLNHYDMHFKNMIYSKGDIRIIDWATAQFSPFYSDLYVLLRQAEQVDADISVIIDNYKNSAGLEELTEEEMLVGRIFWCIPAIHWLLELQGTDNVPFYEWAEDEYTSLLTAFRRYKEILA, encoded by the coding sequence ATGAATGATATATTCTTTGATAAAAATTTTAACAGAAAGATATTAAAAAAATGGGTAAGTTCACAAACAAGCATGTTAACTGAAAATAATGGGGTAACTTATATTGAAAAAATAGAAAATCAAGTTAATGATAGTGGCCAAAGTTCTATAGTGCCTTATGGCTCAGATGAGCTTGAGATATATGAAAATATTTTAACCCCCTTAAAAGTGGAACATGTACATGTTGTTGCAAGTAAAAGAAAACAGGGTGAAAGCAAGTTTGTTCTTGAATATATTGACGGATTAACGTGTAGTGATGCTCCACAAGCTATTCATTTATATAAAGCAGCTTTAAAAATCGGGGATTTATATAGAACATCACGAAATAACATTAGTTGTGTTAACGAGACAACATTCCAAAAGTATTATTTATCAAAAGAAAAAACACTTAATCATCTTTATGAAATTTCAAAAGCGTTTGATATAAGTGGCTTAGTAAGCTTTACCAGTGATAGTTATGAAAAATATAGCAAATACCCAATATTTCTGAACCATTATGATATGCATTTTAAAAATATGATTTATTCGAAGGGTGATATTCGTATTATTGATTGGGCAACGGCACAATTTTCACCTTTTTATTCTGATTTATATGTATTGCTTCGTCAAGCTGAACAAGTTGATGCTGATATTTCTGTTATTATAGATAATTATAAAAATTCGGCAGGTTTGGAAGAATTAACAGAAGAAGAAATGCTTGTTGGCAGAATTTTTTGGTGCATACCGGCTATTCATTGGCTTTTAGAATTACAAGGCACTGATAATGTGCCTTTTTATGAGTGGGCAGAGGATGAATATACAAGTTTGTTAACCGCTTTTAGGCGATATAAAGAAATATTAGCATAA
- a CDS encoding Arc family DNA-binding protein: MTNEIAKFTLRTDSELMKKLRIVADYNGRSANRELEVLIKNHVAEFEKKHGTIDLN, from the coding sequence ATGACTAACGAAATAGCAAAATTCACCTTACGCACTGATTCCGAATTAATGAAAAAATTACGGATTGTAGCTGATTATAATGGTCGTTCTGCCAATCGTGAGTTGGAAGTGCTTATAAAAAACCATGTTGCTGAATTTGAGAAGAAGCATGGAACAATAGACCTAAATTAA
- the lepB gene encoding signal peptidase I, producing MNTSAKSEHTGNSGFKKEVLEWVKILLAAAAIAFVLNTFVIANSYIPSGSMENTIMTGDRIIGSRLSYAFGAQPQRGDIVLFDHKAEPGKDKTRLVKRIIGLPGETVDIRDNQIYINQSDTPLDEPYLPEPMDSENYHFQVPEGCYLMLGDNRNHSRDARDWSDPFVPEEAITAKALFRYFPGIHWIS from the coding sequence ATGAACACATCAGCAAAAAGCGAACATACCGGAAACTCCGGATTTAAAAAGGAGGTTCTGGAGTGGGTCAAAATTCTGTTGGCCGCTGCTGCCATTGCCTTTGTCCTCAATACCTTTGTCATCGCCAACAGCTACATTCCTTCCGGTTCCATGGAGAATACCATTATGACAGGTGACCGGATCATCGGCTCCAGGCTTTCATACGCCTTCGGAGCACAGCCTCAGAGGGGGGATATCGTACTCTTTGACCACAAAGCGGAGCCGGGCAAGGACAAGACCCGGCTGGTAAAGCGAATCATAGGACTTCCAGGGGAAACCGTGGATATCCGTGATAACCAAATATACATCAATCAGTCGGACACTCCCCTGGATGAGCCATATCTTCCGGAACCCATGGACTCAGAGAACTATCATTTCCAGGTTCCGGAAGGCTGCTATCTCATGCTGGGTGACAACAGGAATCATTCCAGGGATGCCCGGGACTGGTCAGACCCCTTTGTTCCGGAGGAAGCCATAACTGCCAAGGCATTATTCCGCTATTTTCCAGGAATACACTGGATTTCCTAA
- a CDS encoding DUF3795 domain-containing protein: MEREKGIAYCGLACCVCSENVLCPGCRSGGCPGRETCKPFNCCIKNRWEGCWECPQFPCGAAILQKTRIQVFADFAKEYGMDSLIDALEKNQCRGVVYHYPNLLMGDYDSLSSQQQILHLLLNGPQDRIKGGIFMQSFIPWLDRIMAGPLPEEIIAVNFNLYDDGDSCWSMEFTGTRSFDAYDPDWACDEVFTSRDSTLHWVQNTGWQQVLEDTVHTIRAYLANGTYSGRLKAYQGIGAGFVDGDIVILYETPKE, translated from the coding sequence ATGGAAAGAGAAAAGGGCATTGCATACTGCGGGCTTGCCTGCTGTGTGTGCAGCGAAAATGTTCTTTGTCCTGGCTGCCGCAGCGGCGGCTGCCCGGGCAGAGAAACCTGCAAACCGTTTAACTGCTGCATAAAAAACAGATGGGAGGGATGCTGGGAATGTCCTCAGTTCCCCTGCGGTGCTGCCATCTTGCAAAAAACCAGGATTCAGGTATTTGCAGATTTTGCTAAGGAATATGGCATGGACTCCCTGATAGACGCACTGGAGAAAAACCAATGCCGTGGTGTTGTATATCATTATCCCAATTTGCTGATGGGGGATTATGATAGTTTGAGCAGCCAACAGCAAATTCTGCATCTCCTGCTGAATGGACCGCAAGACCGTATAAAAGGCGGCATTTTTATGCAATCATTCATACCGTGGCTTGACCGTATAATGGCCGGCCCCCTGCCGGAGGAAATCATTGCCGTCAACTTTAATCTCTATGATGATGGAGACAGCTGCTGGTCCATGGAGTTCACCGGAACCCGCAGCTTCGACGCGTATGACCCGGACTGGGCCTGTGACGAAGTATTTACTTCCCGTGACAGCACTCTCCACTGGGTACAAAATACCGGCTGGCAGCAGGTGCTGGAGGATACGGTACATACAATACGTGCTTATCTGGCAAATGGAACATACTCCGGCAGGTTAAAGGCGTATCAGGGAATCGGTGCAGGGTTTGTTGATGGGGATATCGTCATTCTGTATGAAACTCCCAAAGAATAG
- a CDS encoding desulfoferrodoxin family protein, which produces MKFYICNHCGNIIAYVKSSGVPVVCCGEKMQELVPNTTDAAVEKHVPVIQIDGSKVTVTVGSAEHPMIPEHYIQWIALATRQGNQRKELQPGQKPQAEFMLCEGDEAEAAYAYCNLHGLWKAEP; this is translated from the coding sequence ATGAAATTTTATATTTGTAATCACTGCGGCAACATAATTGCCTATGTGAAGAGCAGCGGTGTCCCGGTTGTCTGTTGTGGGGAAAAGATGCAGGAACTGGTTCCAAACACCACAGATGCAGCAGTTGAAAAGCATGTGCCTGTCATTCAGATAGATGGGTCTAAGGTCACTGTCACAGTAGGCTCAGCCGAGCACCCCATGATTCCGGAACACTATATCCAGTGGATTGCTCTGGCTACCAGACAGGGAAATCAGAGAAAAGAGCTGCAGCCGGGACAGAAGCCGCAGGCAGAGTTTATGCTCTGTGAAGGAGATGAGGCAGAGGCTGCATACGCATATTGCAACCTGCATGGTTTGTGGAAGGCAGAACCTTAA
- a CDS encoding HD domain-containing protein has product MRIGSNKGSEVEAYTDFIKEAEGLKSTLRTAWTAEGRQESTAEHSWRLALFAGVMCREFPELDREKVLMMCLVHDLGERYSGDISAALRPDAGDKLNQEREDVQRICGFLPKGEEGEVSGLWEEYSQGITPEARFVKALDKAETIIQHSQGRNPAGFDYGFNLEYGKEYFEQDERLEALRSLIDAETRTRMEIK; this is encoded by the coding sequence ATGAGGATTGGCAGTAACAAGGGGAGTGAAGTGGAAGCATACACAGATTTCATAAAGGAGGCTGAGGGCCTTAAGTCCACTCTGCGCACTGCCTGGACTGCTGAGGGACGGCAGGAGAGCACTGCGGAGCACTCCTGGCGCCTGGCTCTGTTTGCCGGGGTGATGTGCAGGGAATTTCCGGAACTGGACAGGGAGAAAGTACTGATGATGTGCCTTGTTCACGACCTGGGGGAACGGTACAGCGGAGACATATCGGCAGCATTGCGGCCGGACGCCGGTGATAAACTGAACCAGGAAAGGGAAGATGTACAGCGGATATGCGGTTTTTTGCCAAAAGGAGAGGAAGGGGAGGTGTCCGGGCTGTGGGAGGAATACAGTCAGGGCATTACCCCGGAAGCCAGATTTGTAAAAGCCCTGGATAAGGCGGAAACCATTATCCAGCACAGCCAGGGAAGAAATCCTGCCGGGTTTGACTATGGATTTAATCTGGAATACGGAAAGGAATACTTTGAGCAGGATGAACGGCTGGAAGCCCTGCGCAGCCTGATTGATGCAGAAACAAGGACGCGCATGGAAATAAAATAA
- the smpB gene encoding SsrA-binding protein SmpB: MGKESIKLVANNKKAYHDYFIDEKYEAGIELFGTEVKSIRMGKCSVKEAFVKIDRGEVYVCGMHISPYEKGNIFNKDPLRVRRLLLHKYEIMKLNGKIAEKGYTLVPLQVYFKGSLVKVEVGLARGKKLYDKRADIAKKDQRRELEKEFKVKNLY; this comes from the coding sequence ATGGGGAAGGAAAGTATTAAACTGGTTGCGAACAATAAGAAGGCATACCATGATTATTTTATTGATGAGAAATACGAGGCGGGCATCGAGCTCTTTGGCACGGAGGTGAAATCCATTCGCATGGGAAAATGCAGCGTTAAGGAAGCCTTTGTGAAGATTGACAGAGGTGAGGTGTATGTGTGCGGTATGCACATCAGCCCCTATGAGAAGGGAAATATATTCAATAAAGATCCTCTGCGTGTCAGAAGGCTTTTGCTGCATAAATACGAAATCATGAAGCTGAACGGCAAGATTGCGGAGAAGGGCTATACCCTGGTGCCTCTCCAGGTTTATTTTAAAGGCAGTCTGGTGAAGGTAGAGGTGGGTCTGGCCCGTGGTAAGAAGCTCTACGACAAGCGGGCAGACATTGCCAAGAAGGACCAGAGAAGGGAACTGGAAAAGGAATTTAAGGTAAAAAATCTGTATTAG